The Chryseolinea soli genome contains a region encoding:
- a CDS encoding SusC/RagA family TonB-linked outer membrane protein, with protein sequence MHVHRYTGITGRKIKLLLILLFAGFAALAETVGKVESLDEYLHRLEQQHHVSFVYDGSEINRSLKIETTDATSLEACLNLLRAIDITYKIVGDQVILQKAKRPPVIITGEVTELVDGKSSPMVGVSIVEKGTNNGTMTDSKGAYRVLVKDHATLVFSMVGYKTQEIIVGEETTLNVVLTEDVSVFNEVVVTGYQDVDKKLFTGSTINLKGSDVKQDGITDVSRMLAGRAAGVSVQNVSGTFGTAPKIRIRGATSITGDNKPLWVVDGVVLEDVVNISNEQLSTGDTKTLIGSSVAGLNADDIESFQILKDASATAQYGARAMNGVIVITTKKGRVGKPLISYTANFSTYRKPSYNTFNIMNSADQMSLYDELDRKGWETFGNSKRSPNGGVYVKMYDLIDQYDKTSGAFGLRNTPEARAAFLQGYARRNTDWFDVLFRNSFMQEHSLGISSGTEKSQLYFSGSYLQDDGWTIADRVKRFTGNARANFNITDKLAIGLITQGAIRVQRAPGTVSRRSNPVEGKYDRDFDINPFSYAINTSRTLTPYDDQGNLEFFKRNFAPFNIIHELENNTLDLTMIDLKLQGDVSYKIRPNLKYAFLGAVRYAKTNQEHKVYEHSNMAEAFRADGDATIRQNNKFLYRNPDDPEAEPVVVLPYGGFYNTTDDYLVSYNLRNTLEWNKTFNDTHIVRVFGSQELRYADRQNKFFYGYGYQFDKGGVPYVDPNIIKQVVEGNFDFYGMGMTYDRFLAGMVNATYSYRTKYNLNGTLRYDGSNRLGKSRDARWLPTWNVSGSWNVDAENFMASQSIINRLTLRATYGLTASMGNATNSSLVLSTNKATRPYLPEIESVINIQDLENRELTWEKQYETNIGFDAAFLRERVTLTVDWYHRDGFDLISPLRTSAIGGQFVKSANYADMTSRGIEVTLGGTLYQGDHSGWKVQLTFAHNRNRVTNLKSTPTIWELVSSDGGPKEGYPYRGLFSVDFQGLNAENGSPYFINEKGETSNNVYLQSDITKYLKYEGPVDPTITGGLYNSFRYRNITLSALITYSAGNKIRLTPAFSSSYTDLDATPKEFLNRWMTSGDEKFTNVPSILDLRTLGSLDGVNPYAVYNYSDVRIADGGFVRLKQVSLSYLLPESWTSRLGATNLSVSLIANNPMLLYADKRLKGQDPEFFNSGGVATPIPQQYTLSLKAGF encoded by the coding sequence ATGCACGTGCACCGCTATACGGGAATAACCGGAAGAAAAATCAAATTGTTGCTGATCCTGCTTTTTGCCGGCTTTGCCGCCTTGGCCGAGACCGTCGGCAAGGTCGAATCGCTGGATGAATATTTGCACCGCCTCGAACAGCAACACCATGTGAGCTTCGTCTATGACGGGTCGGAGATCAATCGCTCGCTGAAGATCGAAACGACCGACGCCACATCCCTTGAAGCTTGCCTCAACCTGCTTCGGGCCATCGACATCACCTATAAGATCGTGGGCGACCAGGTGATCCTCCAGAAGGCAAAACGTCCTCCCGTGATCATCACCGGCGAAGTGACCGAGCTGGTGGATGGAAAAAGCTCGCCGATGGTGGGAGTGTCCATTGTAGAGAAGGGCACCAACAACGGCACCATGACCGACAGTAAGGGCGCCTACCGCGTGCTGGTGAAAGACCACGCCACGCTGGTGTTCTCGATGGTGGGTTACAAAACACAAGAGATCATCGTCGGCGAGGAGACCACGCTCAACGTGGTGCTGACCGAAGACGTGAGTGTGTTCAACGAAGTGGTGGTGACCGGCTACCAGGATGTAGACAAGAAATTGTTTACAGGATCGACGATCAACCTGAAAGGTTCCGACGTGAAACAAGACGGCATCACGGACGTGAGCCGCATGTTGGCCGGGCGCGCCGCGGGCGTTTCGGTACAAAACGTGTCGGGCACCTTTGGCACGGCACCCAAGATCAGGATTCGCGGCGCTACGTCCATCACAGGCGACAACAAACCACTGTGGGTAGTCGACGGTGTGGTACTGGAAGACGTGGTGAACATTTCCAACGAACAACTTTCCACCGGCGACACCAAGACGCTGATCGGATCATCGGTTGCCGGTCTCAATGCCGACGACATCGAGAGCTTCCAGATCTTGAAAGATGCCTCGGCCACGGCGCAGTATGGCGCGCGGGCCATGAACGGTGTGATCGTGATCACCACCAAGAAAGGACGCGTGGGCAAACCGTTGATCTCCTACACGGCCAACTTTTCAACCTACCGCAAGCCTTCCTACAACACCTTCAACATCATGAACTCCGCCGACCAGATGTCGCTCTACGATGAACTGGATCGCAAAGGATGGGAAACGTTTGGCAACAGCAAGCGCTCTCCCAACGGCGGCGTGTATGTGAAGATGTATGACCTCATCGATCAATACGATAAAACCAGCGGCGCTTTCGGATTGCGAAACACGCCGGAGGCACGGGCTGCATTTTTGCAAGGCTATGCCCGGCGCAACACGGATTGGTTCGACGTGCTCTTCCGCAATTCATTCATGCAAGAGCACTCCCTGGGGATCTCCTCCGGTACCGAGAAGTCGCAGCTTTATTTTTCCGGCAGCTATCTGCAGGATGACGGCTGGACGATTGCCGATCGCGTGAAACGCTTCACGGGCAATGCGCGGGCCAATTTCAACATCACCGACAAGCTCGCCATCGGCCTCATCACCCAGGGCGCCATCCGCGTGCAGCGCGCTCCCGGAACTGTGAGCCGCCGCAGCAACCCGGTGGAAGGAAAATACGATCGCGATTTCGACATCAACCCGTTCAGCTATGCCATCAACACCAGCCGGACCCTGACGCCGTATGACGACCAGGGGAACCTGGAATTCTTCAAACGGAATTTTGCGCCCTTCAACATCATTCACGAACTGGAGAACAACACGCTCGATCTCACCATGATCGACCTGAAGCTGCAGGGTGATGTGTCGTATAAGATCCGTCCCAACCTCAAGTATGCTTTCCTCGGCGCCGTGCGCTATGCGAAGACGAACCAGGAGCACAAGGTCTACGAACATTCCAACATGGCCGAAGCGTTTCGCGCCGACGGCGATGCCACCATCCGCCAGAACAACAAGTTCCTCTATCGCAACCCCGACGACCCGGAAGCCGAGCCGGTGGTCGTCCTGCCCTATGGGGGTTTCTACAACACCACCGACGACTACCTGGTGAGCTACAACCTGCGCAACACGCTGGAGTGGAACAAGACGTTCAACGACACGCACATCGTGCGGGTGTTTGGCTCGCAGGAGCTGCGGTATGCCGATCGTCAGAATAAATTCTTTTATGGTTATGGCTACCAGTTCGACAAAGGCGGCGTGCCCTATGTAGACCCCAACATCATCAAGCAGGTGGTGGAAGGCAACTTCGATTTCTATGGCATGGGCATGACCTACGACCGTTTTTTGGCGGGCATGGTGAACGCTACGTATTCGTATCGCACGAAATATAACCTGAACGGCACGCTTCGCTACGATGGTTCCAACCGCCTGGGCAAGTCGCGCGATGCACGGTGGCTGCCCACGTGGAATGTGAGCGGTTCATGGAATGTGGACGCCGAAAATTTCATGGCCTCGCAAAGCATCATCAACCGCCTCACGCTTCGCGCCACGTATGGGTTAACAGCCAGCATGGGTAATGCCACCAACTCCAGTCTAGTGCTGAGCACTAACAAAGCTACACGCCCTTATTTGCCCGAAATCGAATCGGTGATCAACATCCAGGACCTGGAGAACCGCGAGCTGACCTGGGAGAAGCAATACGAAACCAACATCGGGTTCGACGCCGCCTTCTTGCGTGAGCGTGTGACATTGACGGTAGACTGGTATCACCGCGATGGTTTTGATCTCATCAGCCCGCTGCGCACGTCCGCGATCGGGGGCCAGTTTGTCAAATCCGCGAACTATGCCGACATGACGTCGCGGGGGATTGAAGTTACTTTAGGGGGGACGTTGTATCAGGGAGATCACAGCGGCTGGAAGGTGCAGCTCACCTTTGCGCACAACCGGAACCGTGTGACCAACCTCAAGAGTACGCCCACCATCTGGGAACTGGTGTCGTCCGACGGGGGACCGAAAGAAGGATACCCCTACCGGGGTCTGTTCTCCGTCGACTTTCAGGGGTTGAACGCTGAGAACGGATCGCCCTACTTCATCAACGAAAAAGGTGAAACCAGCAACAACGTCTATTTACAAAGCGACATCACAAAGTATTTGAAATATGAAGGCCCGGTAGATCCCACCATCACCGGTGGACTCTATAACTCCTTCCGCTATCGCAACATCACGTTGTCGGCTTTGATCACCTACAGTGCCGGGAACAAGATCAGGTTGACGCCGGCATTCAGCAGCAGCTATACCGACCTGGACGCCACGCCCAAAGAATTCCTGAACCGGTGGATGACCAGCGGCGACGAGAAATTCACCAACGTGCCCTCCATTCTGGACTTGCGCACGCTGGGCAGCCTCGATGGCGTGAACCCCTATGCGGTCTACAACTATTCGGATGTGCGCATTGCCGACGGAGGTTTTGTGCGCTTGAAGCAAGTTTCGCTTTCCTACCTCTTGCCCGAAAGCTGGACCAGCCGCCTCGGTGCAACGAATTTGTCGGTAAGCCTCATTGCCAACAACCCGATGCTGCTCTACGCCGACAAAAGATTGAAAGGTCAGGATCCGGAATTTTTCAACTCGGGTGGCGTGGCGACACCCATCCCACAACAGTATACCCTTTCACTGAAAGCAGGATTTTAA
- the mnmH gene encoding tRNA 2-selenouridine(34) synthase MnmH, producing MIHPITINDLMSLTEPVPLADVRTPAEFEHGHIPGAFNLPLFSNEERVLVGTTYKQVGKDAAILLGFDLTGPKWSGFIKQALERAPAKKIALHCWRGGMRSGAMAWALDLYGFEVYLVKGGYKHYRRWALDQFEAAYELFILGGMTGSGKTRILHELRALGQQVIDLEDLAQHQGSSYGSMNKFVQPTQEQFENHLASALNKCDKQRKIWVEDESSTIGRCMVPRAFWNQMAAAFLIDINVPATERMEALVQEYGSLDKDFLIACTERIRKRLGLDRAKLAVLAIKEDRMADFKSS from the coding sequence ATGATTCATCCCATTACGATCAACGACCTTATGAGCCTGACGGAGCCCGTTCCGTTGGCCGATGTGCGTACGCCCGCAGAGTTCGAGCATGGCCATATTCCCGGGGCGTTCAATCTGCCTCTGTTCAGTAACGAGGAACGGGTTTTAGTGGGCACTACTTATAAGCAAGTCGGAAAAGACGCAGCGATACTATTGGGGTTTGATCTCACCGGTCCCAAGTGGTCCGGGTTTATCAAACAGGCGCTGGAAAGGGCGCCGGCGAAAAAGATCGCCCTGCACTGCTGGCGCGGCGGCATGCGAAGTGGTGCCATGGCGTGGGCACTGGATCTCTATGGGTTTGAAGTATACCTCGTAAAAGGTGGATACAAGCACTACAGACGATGGGCGCTCGATCAATTCGAAGCTGCCTACGAATTGTTCATCTTAGGGGGTATGACCGGGTCGGGCAAGACCAGGATCCTCCATGAGCTCCGTGCATTGGGCCAGCAGGTAATTGATTTGGAAGATCTTGCGCAACACCAGGGCTCTTCGTATGGCAGCATGAACAAATTCGTGCAGCCGACACAGGAACAATTTGAAAACCATCTCGCTTCCGCGTTAAACAAATGCGACAAGCAACGGAAAATATGGGTAGAGGATGAAAGTTCTACCATTGGCAGATGCATGGTCCCCAGGGCTTTCTGGAATCAGATGGCAGCCGCTTTTTTGATCGATATAAATGTTCCCGCGACGGAACGCATGGAAGCATTGGTGCAAGAGTATGGTTCGTTGGATAAAGATTTTCTGATCGCCTGTACGGAGCGCATCCGGAAACGCCTGGGACTGGACCGGGCCAAACTGGCCGTGCTCGCCATTAAAGAAGATCGCATGGCGGATTTCAAGTCGTCATGA
- the selD gene encoding selenide, water dikinase SelD: METMEFKLTQYSHGAGCGCKISPAILDKILHSNIATPTDARLLVGNDKRDDAAVLDLGNGTALISTTDFFMPIVDDPYDFGRIASANAISDVYAMGGKPVLAIAILGWPVDKLPPEVAQRVLEGARAVCAEAGIALAGGHSIDCPEPVFGLAVNGLVNSYQVKQNSTATAGCRLYLTKALGVGILSTAQKRGLLLADDAAIALQSMTTLNKLGELFGKLEYIKAMTDVTGFGLLGHLTEMCEGSGLSAVIEYKKVPVIASLPHYLQQKCFPGGTQRNWNSYGHKIGTLSDEQRYILADPQTSGGLLVAVAEEGIEDFERLLQENNLPAGQCSPFGVLKAQDGGPLIRVDPS; this comes from the coding sequence ATGGAGACGATGGAATTTAAACTCACCCAATATTCTCACGGCGCCGGCTGCGGTTGCAAGATCAGTCCGGCGATACTGGACAAAATACTGCATAGCAACATCGCCACACCGACCGACGCCCGCCTCCTGGTAGGGAACGATAAACGCGACGATGCCGCTGTTTTAGATTTGGGCAATGGCACCGCGCTGATCTCCACGACCGATTTTTTCATGCCCATCGTGGATGATCCGTATGATTTTGGCAGGATCGCTTCGGCGAACGCCATTAGCGACGTATACGCCATGGGTGGCAAACCTGTGCTGGCCATTGCCATTCTGGGCTGGCCGGTAGACAAACTGCCACCCGAGGTAGCGCAACGCGTGTTGGAAGGGGCAAGAGCCGTATGCGCAGAAGCAGGCATTGCCCTCGCCGGCGGCCACAGCATCGACTGTCCCGAGCCTGTGTTTGGTTTGGCCGTGAACGGGTTGGTGAACAGCTATCAGGTGAAACAAAATTCTACGGCAACGGCGGGATGCCGGTTGTATTTAACCAAGGCGCTAGGCGTAGGCATACTGTCGACGGCTCAAAAAAGAGGACTACTCCTCGCCGACGACGCCGCCATCGCCTTGCAAAGCATGACGACGCTGAATAAGCTCGGCGAACTATTCGGTAAGCTGGAGTATATAAAAGCGATGACCGACGTAACCGGCTTTGGTTTGCTGGGACATCTCACCGAAATGTGCGAAGGAAGCGGCTTGTCTGCCGTGATTGAATACAAGAAAGTGCCTGTCATTGCTTCCTTGCCACACTATCTCCAACAAAAATGTTTTCCGGGCGGCACGCAACGGAACTGGAACAGCTACGGTCACAAGATCGGCACACTTTCCGATGAGCAACGCTATATCCTGGCCGACCCACAGACCAGCGGTGGTTTACTCGTGGCCGTCGCCGAAGAAGGCATCGAAGATTTTGAAAGGCTTCTGCAGGAAAACAATCTGCCGGCGGGGCAGTGTAGCCCCTTTGGCGTTCTGAAAGCCCAGGATGGCGGTCCTTTAATTCGCGTGGACCCTTCTTAA
- a CDS encoding ABC transporter permease, with product MQDYIEGDLMEVYALRRKTLGKRKADLKFIIDVLLLFRPGIIRPPKKHQNLNPYGMYKSYFKIGWRNLAKNKAYSLINVAGLALSMACGIFIFLLVKHNLSFDNFHQNPDRIYRVVTELHRDVIAYRSSVPSPLGEFFRNDYTYGEKIARVFTGRDALITLRKGNELVKFNEPEGLAFSEATFFDIFNFPLLQGNKATALTAPHTAILTERMAQKFFGNENPMGETFWLDNKLPFTVTGVLKNLPSNTDFKTEIFVSYPSLKSYDPWLASDKEGWNGIRDGMKCYVLLQPQASIAKVEEVMSAYVKIYRPTSKNVHHYKLQPLADVHFNPQYGGPMGKRNLWILSVIGLFLIVTACVNFINLATAQALKRSKEVGVRKVLGGVKRQLFWQFIFETGMITFAGVSVAALVAYITFPYVDGSFKTQMTMDLFSDGSLFLFVLALGIIVTFLAGYYPGLVLAGFQPVAALKGRLSQQNVGGFNTRRTLIVTQFAISQVLIIGMIVIMNQIRFARHADLGFDKEAIVMVPVGSDSTGTLADALKNEISRMPGVEKVSLCFAAPSSNEDWGNSIRFNNSPEEVNFRTSIKSADADYVSTFDLDLVAGRNLLPSDTVREMIVNEAMVRKLNLASPEEAIGQTISANGGEMRAPIVGVVRDFHDKSFHEEISPILITTYRNEYMNYAVKLNLAQAKSVLTSIEKSWSQLHPDQMFQYEFLDDSIARFYEAEETTLKLIQIFSFIAIFIGCLGLYGLVSFMVAQKIKEIGIRKVLGGTATHIAWIFGKEFVRLIVIAFLLAAPVGWWMMHHWLQDFKFKIQINAWTFVWAIGCSLLVALFTVSYQVVKTALTNPVKSLRSE from the coding sequence ATGCAGGATTATATTGAAGGTGACCTGATGGAAGTTTATGCGCTGCGACGGAAGACGTTGGGCAAGCGCAAAGCGGATCTGAAATTTATCATCGATGTGCTGTTGCTGTTCCGGCCGGGCATTATCAGGCCACCAAAGAAACACCAGAACTTAAACCCCTACGGTATGTATAAAAGTTACTTCAAAATCGGATGGAGAAATTTGGCAAAAAATAAAGCATACTCTCTCATCAACGTGGCTGGTCTGGCGTTGAGTATGGCGTGCGGGATATTCATTTTTTTGTTGGTGAAACACAATTTGAGTTTCGATAATTTTCACCAGAATCCGGACAGGATATATAGAGTGGTCACGGAGCTTCACCGGGATGTTATCGCCTACAGAAGCAGTGTTCCCTCGCCGTTAGGAGAATTTTTTCGCAACGATTATACCTATGGTGAAAAGATCGCACGCGTTTTTACTGGACGCGATGCGCTCATAACGCTTCGGAAAGGGAACGAGCTTGTTAAATTTAATGAACCGGAAGGTCTCGCGTTCAGCGAAGCAACGTTCTTTGATATTTTCAATTTCCCTTTACTACAAGGAAACAAAGCAACGGCCTTAACGGCGCCCCATACCGCGATCCTCACCGAAAGAATGGCCCAAAAGTTTTTTGGGAATGAAAATCCAATGGGTGAAACATTTTGGTTGGATAACAAACTCCCGTTCACGGTTACGGGCGTGCTCAAAAACTTGCCTTCCAATACCGATTTCAAAACCGAGATCTTTGTGTCCTATCCTTCTCTGAAATCTTATGATCCCTGGCTGGCAAGCGATAAGGAGGGGTGGAATGGGATCCGGGATGGAATGAAATGTTATGTCCTTCTTCAGCCTCAGGCATCGATCGCCAAGGTGGAAGAGGTCATGTCGGCGTATGTGAAAATCTATCGCCCGACCAGCAAAAATGTTCATCATTATAAATTGCAGCCCTTGGCGGATGTTCATTTCAATCCTCAGTATGGTGGGCCGATGGGAAAACGCAATTTGTGGATCCTGTCCGTGATCGGTTTGTTTTTGATCGTCACGGCTTGCGTAAATTTTATAAACCTGGCTACCGCGCAAGCTTTAAAACGATCGAAAGAAGTCGGCGTAAGAAAAGTTCTCGGCGGCGTGAAGCGGCAGTTGTTCTGGCAGTTTATTTTCGAAACGGGAATGATCACGTTTGCAGGCGTGAGCGTGGCCGCTTTGGTGGCTTATATCACCTTTCCTTATGTAGACGGTTCTTTCAAAACCCAAATGACGATGGACTTATTTTCTGATGGGTCATTGTTCCTGTTCGTTTTGGCGCTGGGCATTATCGTCACCTTTTTGGCGGGTTATTATCCCGGGTTGGTGTTGGCTGGATTTCAACCTGTGGCCGCATTGAAGGGAAGGCTTTCTCAACAAAATGTCGGCGGGTTCAATACGCGGCGCACATTGATTGTGACACAGTTTGCGATCTCTCAGGTATTGATCATCGGTATGATCGTGATCATGAACCAAATTCGATTTGCCAGACATGCCGATTTGGGTTTTGATAAAGAGGCTATCGTTATGGTTCCGGTGGGCAGCGATTCGACCGGCACCCTGGCGGACGCATTAAAGAATGAGATCTCCAGGATGCCGGGTGTTGAAAAAGTTTCGCTCTGCTTTGCCGCACCCTCATCCAACGAGGATTGGGGCAATTCGATCCGGTTCAATAACAGTCCGGAAGAAGTTAATTTCAGAACAAGCATTAAGTCGGCCGATGCCGACTACGTGTCCACCTTTGATTTGGATTTGGTTGCCGGAAGGAATCTGCTCCCATCCGACACCGTGAGAGAGATGATCGTGAACGAAGCCATGGTTCGCAAACTAAACCTCGCATCGCCCGAGGAGGCGATCGGGCAAACGATCAGTGCCAATGGGGGCGAGATGAGAGCGCCGATCGTCGGTGTCGTCAGAGACTTTCATGACAAATCGTTTCATGAGGAGATCAGCCCCATATTAATTACAACCTACCGGAATGAGTATATGAATTATGCCGTAAAGCTCAACCTGGCGCAGGCCAAGTCCGTGTTGACGTCCATCGAAAAAAGCTGGTCGCAACTGCATCCCGATCAAATGTTTCAGTATGAGTTTCTCGACGACAGCATTGCCCGATTTTATGAAGCGGAAGAGACCACACTCAAACTGATACAGATCTTCTCCTTCATCGCCATCTTCATCGGTTGCCTGGGTTTGTATGGACTGGTGTCGTTTATGGTGGCGCAAAAAATAAAGGAAATCGGTATCCGGAAAGTTTTGGGCGGCACGGCGACACACATTGCCTGGATCTTTGGAAAAGAATTTGTGCGGCTGATCGTGATCGCTTTTTTACTGGCGGCCCCGGTGGGTTGGTGGATGATGCACCACTGGCTGCAGGATTTCAAGTTCAAGATCCAAATCAACGCCTGGACATTTGTATGGGCAATCGGTTGTTCACTCTTGGTGGCTTTGTTCACCGTGAGTTACCAGGTCGTTAAGACGGCCCTGACAAATCCTGTGAAGTCGCTGCGGTCAGAATAA
- a CDS encoding cupin domain-containing protein: MDYPQNSIFLHISIAFQMHGIRKAIHQTSITMPPNKLLLTALLVCVLTTAYSQHHQTEKNTVASPITFDLVLRQALSDPELTDYKMESLVMTLAPGAADTVSHRHDCELFGYVMEGEIQIALVTKEPNTFSTGQMFYEKRNILHTLARNPSQEKTTRVLLIFIIKNGRTGYTAEYAGKKTH, translated from the coding sequence GTGGACTACCCGCAAAATTCTATCTTTCTCCATATTAGCATCGCTTTTCAAATGCACGGCATCCGGAAAGCCATTCACCAAACCTCGATCACCATGCCCCCCAATAAACTCCTTCTCACTGCCCTGCTTGTCTGCGTACTCACGACGGCTTACTCCCAACATCATCAGACAGAAAAAAATACAGTCGCATCGCCGATAACCTTCGACCTTGTGCTACGCCAGGCGTTATCCGACCCGGAGCTCACGGACTATAAAATGGAATCCCTTGTTATGACCCTCGCTCCCGGGGCTGCCGACACGGTTTCTCATCGCCACGACTGTGAATTGTTCGGCTATGTGATGGAAGGCGAGATTCAGATTGCCCTCGTCACCAAGGAGCCGAATACCTTTTCGACCGGTCAGATGTTTTACGAAAAAAGAAATATCCTCCATACCCTGGCCAGAAATCCAAGCCAAGAGAAGACAACCCGGGTCCTATTGATCTTTATTATCAAAAATGGGAGAACCGGCTATACGGCAGAGTATGCCGGAAAGAAAACTCACTAA
- a CDS encoding FecR family protein, with the protein MKPDEDYLRKIVLLLNEPDNVELLHEVEALRMLSPDHDTFYKEVVNLWAASADVKDLQHINVAEATERLSLKLKQSPRYVASQPSGVGVALKWFTRAAAVLVTGAVGYWIYVSRQVEFITKSTGPNVRDTLVLADHSQIFMDENTTVRYPSQWSGAQRRVYLEAGNAFFSVSHDKEHPFVVQMQQSTVTVLGTTFNIRLRQNEIAVSVKTGTVMFEPGGTKENPVLRAGDGIVFNTLARTLTAVDVTNRNSDAWLTHELVFTDAPLRDVLSALEEYYRVRFVVVDSITKFKKFNATFKNNSLQEVLDVLAAAYPVKIESKDSLVVIQGNP; encoded by the coding sequence TTGAAACCAGACGAGGATTACCTGCGCAAGATTGTTTTGCTCCTCAATGAGCCCGACAACGTTGAATTGTTACACGAAGTGGAAGCGTTGCGAATGCTTTCGCCCGATCACGATACCTTTTACAAAGAAGTAGTCAATCTCTGGGCCGCATCCGCGGACGTGAAGGATCTGCAGCACATCAATGTGGCAGAAGCCACCGAAAGACTTTCCCTAAAATTGAAACAAAGCCCGCGCTATGTCGCCTCGCAACCGAGCGGTGTTGGCGTGGCGTTGAAATGGTTTACGCGCGCGGCCGCCGTGTTGGTGACCGGTGCCGTGGGCTATTGGATCTATGTGTCGCGCCAGGTGGAGTTCATCACCAAATCCACCGGGCCCAACGTGCGCGACACGCTGGTGCTGGCCGATCATTCGCAAATCTTCATGGACGAAAACACCACGGTGCGCTACCCGTCGCAATGGTCGGGCGCACAACGCCGGGTGTACCTGGAAGCGGGCAACGCATTTTTCTCCGTGTCGCACGATAAGGAGCACCCTTTTGTGGTGCAGATGCAACAGTCGACAGTGACGGTGTTGGGCACGACATTCAACATCCGGCTGCGTCAAAATGAGATTGCGGTCAGTGTGAAAACCGGCACGGTCATGTTCGAGCCGGGAGGTACAAAAGAAAATCCCGTATTGCGCGCCGGCGACGGCATCGTGTTCAATACGCTGGCCCGCACGCTCACCGCGGTGGACGTCACCAACCGGAACAGCGATGCGTGGCTCACCCATGAACTCGTGTTCACCGACGCCCCGCTGCGCGACGTACTCAGCGCACTCGAAGAGTACTACCGCGTCCGCTTCGTCGTGGTGGACTCCATCACCAAATTCAAAAAGTTCAATGCCACCTTCAAGAACAACAGCCTCCAGGAAGTGCTGGATGTGCTGGCGGCGGCCTATCCTGTAAAAATCGAAAGCAAAGATTCACTGGTGGTCATCCAGGGCAATCCCTGA
- a CDS encoding MBL fold metallo-hydrolase — MMKRRALLKRLALMGGIAAIPFKILRAEPAVIKTVKRPFHQLKVGTLDLTVLTDGHIALSPIQPTFPNGSEQAEKELLQKHFRSTEAIDLSMNILVIKKENDVILVDTGTGGNFGPASGWMLSSMADAGITPESITHVVISHAHPDHVGGLLTKEGAPVFPHAQVHVARLEHEFWMAPQQDFSKSKFQDKKLLAAFTASTQTIFKTLQVQVRLFEHGVELLGCLRMELAPGHTPGHTLVHVYSGSEELVHVADLLHSDVLSVQHPEWGFNGDTNLEQAMATRKKVLADLSKGGKRTFGYHLPWPGIGHVRKQGEGYEWVAEAYAFPE; from the coding sequence ATGATGAAAAGAAGAGCTCTTCTCAAACGCCTCGCATTGATGGGTGGCATAGCCGCTATTCCCTTCAAGATATTACGGGCTGAACCCGCTGTCATCAAAACCGTGAAACGACCCTTTCACCAGCTCAAGGTAGGAACATTGGACTTGACGGTGCTCACGGATGGTCATATCGCCTTAAGCCCCATACAACCGACGTTCCCCAATGGAAGCGAACAAGCCGAAAAAGAATTGCTGCAAAAACATTTTCGCTCCACCGAGGCGATAGACCTGAGCATGAACATCCTGGTCATCAAAAAAGAGAATGACGTGATCCTGGTCGATACCGGCACCGGCGGCAACTTCGGACCTGCCTCGGGGTGGATGCTGTCCTCCATGGCCGATGCCGGCATAACACCGGAAAGTATCACCCACGTTGTGATCTCACATGCCCATCCCGATCACGTGGGCGGATTGCTCACAAAAGAAGGGGCGCCTGTGTTTCCTCATGCGCAGGTGCATGTAGCCCGGCTGGAACATGAATTCTGGATGGCGCCTCAACAGGATTTTTCCAAATCGAAATTCCAGGACAAAAAATTGCTCGCCGCATTTACGGCGTCCACACAGACCATCTTCAAAACGCTGCAAGTGCAAGTTCGCTTGTTCGAACACGGCGTCGAGCTATTGGGTTGCCTGCGCATGGAACTGGCCCCGGGTCACACGCCGGGACATACACTGGTGCACGTCTATTCCGGTTCGGAAGAATTGGTCCACGTAGCCGATCTTCTCCATTCCGATGTGTTGTCGGTCCAACACCCCGAATGGGGATTCAATGGCGACACCAACCTCGAGCAGGCCATGGCTACACGCAAGAAAGTACTGGCCGACCTCAGCAAGGGAGGTAAGCGAACCTTCGGCTATCACCTCCCCTGGCCCGGCATCGGGCATGTGCGCAAGCAGGGCGAAGGCTATGAGTGGGTGGCCGAGGCATATGCTTTTCCGGAGTGA